A single window of Nicotiana tomentosiformis chromosome 1, ASM39032v3, whole genome shotgun sequence DNA harbors:
- the LOC138910141 gene encoding uncharacterized protein: MAEYEACILGIRIAVDKHIKELLVIRDFNLLIHQVQGEWSTKNVKILPYMHCLKDLCKKFTKIEFKHVPKNQNEFVDALATLSSKIQHPNKNYIDPIEVEMRDQHSYYFHVEEETNSKPWYHGVEKFLTTREYSENATNGQRHQLIRQSRRRWWQVVSKTTLSKDLGYQSLSSLTMLRTSTATS; this comes from the coding sequence atggctgaatacgaAGCGTGCATCCTTGGAATCAGAATTGCAGTCGACAAGCACATCAAAGAACTTCTGGTGATAAGAGATTTCAATTTGCTGATACACCAAGTTCAAGGGGAATGGtccaccaagaatgtcaagatacttCCATACATGCACTGCTTGAAGGATctatgcaagaagttcacaaagattgagttcaagcatGTCCCCAAGAATCAGAACGAGTTCGTTGATGCCCTTGCAACCCTATCATCTAAGATTCAGCATCCAAACAAGAACTATATCGACCCTATCGAGGTAGAGATGAGGGATCAACATTCCTATTACTTCCATGTAGAAGAAGAAACCAATAGTAAACCATGGTATCACGGCGTCGAGAAATTCCTTACAACCAGGGAATACTCGGAGAATGCCACTAATGGTCAAAGGCATCAACTTATAAGGCAGTCACGAAGAAGGTGGTGGCAGGTTGTGTCCAAAACAACATTGTCTAAAGATTTAGGATACCAAAgtctatcatcactgacaatgctgCGAACCTCAACAGCGACCTCATAA
- the LOC138910143 gene encoding uncharacterized protein, with the protein MRGHIQRECRASHQGASRGTTQSSSPTTATSSAPPLARGSPAPTGHGEARGGAQSSGEPNRFYALSGRQSAEASQDIVIVILTVQSHDVYALIDPGSSLSYVTPYVATSFGIVPEQLHEPFSVSTLVGEFIMVALVYKDCVVTVRGWDTTADLIELGLIDFDKAVKLQCSDACERSFQELKSRLTSVPVLTLPDGTEGFELFGLLLDRWSGSVSGQSMRDNVGA; encoded by the exons ATGAGaggccatattcagagggagtgtcgtgcatcccATCAGGGTGCAAGTAGGGGCACaactcagtcatccagtcctacaaccgctacatcttcagcaccccctctaGCTCGAGGCTCTCCAGCACCCACAGGGCATGGtgaagctaggggtggtgcacagagttcgggagaacCCAACCGATTCTATGCTCTGAGTGGTCGACAAAGTGCAGAAGCTTCCCAAGATATCGTCATAGTtatattgactgttcaatctcatgatgtgtatgcccttattgatcccggatcttctttgtcctatgttactccttatgttgctacgagcttcgggatagtaccggaacaacttcatgagccgttctctgtatctactctggttggcgagTTTATTATGGTCGCACTGGTTTAtaaggattgtgttgtcacagtgCGTGGTTGGGATACCacggccgatcttattgaactaggattgattgattttgat aaggcggttaagttacAGTGttctgatgcttgtgaaaggagtttccaggaattgaaatcaagattgacttcggtGCCAGTATTGACCCTACCAGATGGTACTGaggg GTTTGAACTTTTTGGGCTTCTACTTGACCGGTGGTCTGGTAGTGTCAGTGGGCAGTCGATGCGAGACAATGTCGGTGCTTAA